From Astatotilapia calliptera chromosome 19, fAstCal1.2, whole genome shotgun sequence, a single genomic window includes:
- the lgmn gene encoding legumain, whose product MCRSVLFALLGLTAGLVIGFPTQEEENSGGKHWVLIVAGSNGWYNYRHQADACHAYQIVHRNGIPDEQIVVMMYDDLAENEQNPTPGILINRPNGSDVYKGVPKDYIGEDVTPENFLAVLKGDASKVKGGSGKVLKSGPNDHVFVYFTDHGAPGILAFPADELHVEDLQAAITYMHDNKKYKKMVFYIEACESGSMMNHLPTDVDVYATTAANAEESSYACYYDEKRDTYLGDWYSVNWMEDSDVEDLRKETLLQQFKIVKNHTDTSHVQQYGNKTLAHMKVIQFQGNHKADSPAPMNLPPITNLDLTPSPDVPLAILKRKMMASNDISVARGLLMEISAHLKLRDIMADTMRKVVERVVGNTFKANDMVNSRADLSQHQCYKAAVKHFKHNCFNWSKPEYEYALRHLYALVNLCEGGYPAESIQQAMDTVCGH is encoded by the exons ATGTGTCGGTCCGTCCTATTCGCCCTGCTTGGTCTGACAGCCGGACTCGTTATTGGGTTTCCCACCCAGGAAGAGGAAAACAGTGGCGGAAAACACTGGGTGCTTATTGTGGCTGGCTCCAACGGCTGGTACAACTACAGGCACCAG GCCGATGCTTGCCATGCCTACCAGATTGTCCACAGGAATGGCATCCCCGACGAGCAGATTGTGGTCATGATGTACGATGATTTGGCTGAAAATGAACA GAATCCTACCCCTGGGATACTGATCAATAGACCAAATGGCAGTGATGTGTACAAGGGAGTTCCTAAAGACTACATCGGGGAA GATGTTACCCCAGAAAACTTCCTGGCAGTGTTGAAGGGTGATGCCTCAAAAGTCAAAGGTGGCTCTGGAAAAGTGCTGAAGAG TGGACCCAATGAtcatgtgtttgtttacttCACCGATCACGGAGCACCTGGTATTCTGGCATTTCCCGCCGATGAG CTCCATGTTGAAGACCTTCAAGCAGCCATTACATACATGCACGAcaacaagaaatacaaaaag atggTGTTCTACATTGAAGCATGTGAGTCGGGGTCAATGATGAACCACCTGCCTACTGACGTTGATG TGTATGCCACCACAGCAGCCAACGCTGAGGAGTCCTCTTATGCCTGCTACTATGATGAGAAACGGGACACCTACCTGGGTGACTGGTACAGCGTGAATTGGATGGAGGACTCTGATGTG GAGGATCTGAGAAAAGAAACATTGCTACAGCAGTTTAAGATTGTGAAGAACCACACAGACACGAGCCACGTCCAGCAGTACGGAAACAAG ACTTTGGCCCACATGAAAGTTATACAGTTTCAGGGTAATCACAAAGCAGACAGTCCAGCTCCGATGAACCTGCCACCAATTACAAACCTGGATCTGACCCCGAGCCCTGACGTTCCTCTGGCCATCctgaagaggaagatgatggCCTCCAATGACATCAGTGTGGCACGGGGCTTGCTCATGGAGATCAGTGCCCACCTCAAG CTCAGGGACATTATGGCCGACACTATGCGCAAAGTGGTCGAGAGAGTCGTCGGCAATACGTTCAAAGCCAATGACATGGTAAACAGCAGAGCTGACCTCTCCCAGCATCAGTGCTACAAGGCGGCAGTGAAGCACTTCAAACACAACTGCTTCAACTGGAGCAAACCTGAG tACGAATACGCACTCAGACATCTGTATGCGCTGGTGAACCTTTGTGAGGGAGGATATCCTGCAGAGAG CATCCAGCAGGCCATGGACACCGTGTGTGGCCACTAA